A segment of the Malaclemys terrapin pileata isolate rMalTer1 chromosome 1, rMalTer1.hap1, whole genome shotgun sequence genome:
CATCACACCTTTAAATCCTGATCTAGTCAAGGCCACAGGGAGTCCAGTAATGGCAGAGTTAGGCAAAGTGTAATGATTTAAAAGGGATGGTACTTAATGCTGGTAGGATGATGGAGGAGTAAAGACAACACATTGGGATTTGTAATTTGTTTAATTTGAAAAGTTGGTTGCTACTTTGAATGCATCTAGGGAGAAGGGATAAGAAATAAACCAGTTAAATATTTGCAGCTGGAATTTGCAGACACAGAATTGGAGGCCAGGTTGAAAATTTTGCCAATTACATCAATCCTTGTGCCTAATACTAGACCTCAATCTCACCTAGAAGCCAATTTCTCTCCTTTCCGGGGATTATAAAACATGACCCTTCACATTCTTTTTAGAAACTTGAATTAACTCTCAATTTAGATTCAAAATTATACTCTTTgttatttttatgtattattaCCTTAAATAATCATTGTCAATATCACGGCAAATCCCGATGGGATGTGGCCTCCTTGCAAATTGATCACCACTGCATCAATGTCTGGCAAAGTGCTTAAAGTGGTCTACTGTTTTTGTCCAGTTTATGTCCGGTTAGTTATGTTAAAGGTGTCTCGCAGAGGAAATGCAAAATTGGTCTTGTGCCCTTTTTTACATCAGTATGGTGTATAAATAAGGCCCAGACAGGGTTTTTTtgcttgttgttttaaaaaaaagatgtttttctcctgcttgatttttttcattgcatTTTGTCTACCCTTAAACACGCTCTTTATTACTGAAAAACTAGTGAAATGGTGACATCACAGGAAACACTACACAAAAAGATGAGCATCTGAAAGAGGAAGGGATGCTTAGACTCTTTCAAATATTTAATTTGGTTTTGTTAACATCTGTTTAACTCCAATGTTTAATGAGCATTGGGAAGGAAAGATGACATTGTTCTAGGTTCAAAACCCTTGAGCCTTTAATTAACGTGTAAGAGCTCCCGATAATCATCTCTGAGACCCTGAAGAAaaacaactggttggaaaatcgttcccagagagtagttatcagtggttcacagtcatgctggaagggcataacgagtggggtcctgcagggatcagttctgggtttggttctgttcaatatcttcatcaatgattcagataatggcatagagagtacacttataaagtttgcagatgataccaagctgggaggggttgcaagtgctttggaagataggattaaaattcaaaatgatctggacaaactgaagaaatggtctgaagtaaataggatgaaattcaataaggacaaatgcaaagtactccactcaggaaggaataatcagttccacacatacaaaatgggaaatgactgcctaggaaggagtactgcggaaagggatctgggggtcatagtggatcacaagctaaatatgagtcaacagtgtaacgcttttgcaaaaaaagcaaacatcattctgggatgtattagcaggagtactgtaagcaagacacgagaagtaattctgctctactccgcaccGATtaggccacatttcaggaaatatgtggacaaattggagaacgtccagagaagagcaacaaaaatgattaaagctctagaaaacatgacctatgagggaagatttgaaAAAAGTGGATTTGGTTAGCCTGgaggagagaagactgagagaggacatgataacagttttcaaatacataaaaggttgttacaaggagcagggagaaaacttgttgttcttaacctctgaggataggacaagaagcaagggacTTAAATTGCGGCaaggacagtttaggttggacattaggaaaaacttcctaactgtcagagtggttaagcactggaataaattgcctacggaggtggtggaatctccatcattggggatttttaagagcaggttggacaaacaactgtcagggatggtctagataatacttagtcctgcctttagtgcaggggactggactagatgacctcttccggttctatgattctgtgattctaacaGAAGAGCAGAGATGACAGTCCTAAAGTAAAATACAAagataaaacaaaagacaaatctccatattttaaaaaatcctttacagATTGTTTTATTATATAGAAGTGGCCATTTTTCACAAGCAATCATTTGTTTGCTTCCACAGTTCTCTGGCTGGGGAAATGTAAAGAGGTGTCCTTGCCACGGAAAATGAGTAACAGGATTCTCTCTTCATTTGCATATCTATTCATGCAACTGAGCCCTTGGTGATCAGCAAATGGGAAAACATACACTAGCTCTTTTTGCTTCTTTTGTCGCTGTTAAAAGGGAGAACATTGTTTATAGATGGCTGACATTGGCAGAGCAGTTTTGTAAGAATGCACGGTTTCTCCCTGCCAGACACCAGCAGAACAGAACCAGGAGGGGACGTTTTCTCTCACTCAAACACCAGCAGAACTGTTGAAAGGAAACTAACTACTTGTCAACCAGGTGGAAACccaggaaagaagtcagtgactGTGATACTATTGTTGGAATCATGATAGCAACACTACTGAAGAGCATCTCCATGATCATTTCAGTCTCTGAGTTCCTCATAGGGATAATTGGAAATGGATTAATAGTGGCAGTGAATTACTCAGACTGGGTCAAAAGGGGAAAGCTGTCCTCCTGCGATCTGATCCTGACCAGTCTGAGCATCACCAGATTTTGCCTGCAGTGCCAATTAATGGTTGGCATTTTGTTATATGTGACACCCAGTCTAAAGAGTTCTTCCCAGAGAAAACTGTACAAAATTATGAATATTTTCTGGATGTTTCTAAATCACTCCAGTGTCTGGTTTGCCACCTTGCTCTCTTCTGTCTGAAGATTGCCAACTTCACCCATCCCCTCTTCCTCTGGCTGAAGCTAAGAATCTCTGGGCTGGTGCCATGGCTGGTCCTGGGAACGCTGGTGACCTCGCTGCTTCCCACTGTGCCCTTAGCCTACAATAGTTACAATGAATTCCACTAGGACACTACAGAGACTCTCCCAGAAACAGCACTGAGGAGAACAATCATTGGCAAAGACATTATTCACAACTAAATTTATTCTGCAACCTGGGCACTCTCGGTCCTGTCACAATATTCCTGCTTTCATCCATCCTGTTAGTCATTTCTCTTTGCAGACACACAAGGCAGATGCAATACAACACAACTGGCCTCAGTTCTGTCAGCATAGAGCCCATATCCGTGCTATTAAAGCTGTTATCACCTTTCTTATCGTCTGCGTTTCTTATTTTTTGGCTGTCCATATCATGCTGTCTTATATTTTTATAGGCAACCCCTTGATATTTATAATCTCTGTTGTTGTGATGGCTGCATATCCTTCTGGACACATCATTGTTTTGATCCTGGCCAACCCCAAACTGAAAAAGCAGGTGCCACAAATTTTGCATTATGCAAGGTTCTGTCTGAGAGGAGGGACTTAAAAACTCTATTGCAAGATCTGCAAAGATGGATCTTAACCCCTAGACATATAGCACCTAAAATGTCAATTTTGTTCACAAGAAGGTTCTGGAAAAGATAAAACATTATGAAtatttttccaaatgtttgtttctttgaATATTCTTCTTGGAGTCCTTCGACTGCCACCTTGAAAGCTCTTAGCTTATTGAGAATGGGAGAAATTCACAGCAGGAGCAGAAAAAATACCGTGTAAAAGAGGTATCCAGTCACACAGACTGAGTAGTAAATTATTAGCAACAAATAGTCAAAGCAGCAGCTATATTGAATTGTTTGCAAACAATCCCTTGGTCACAAAACCATGAATAGGTTACATTCAAAATATTAGATATAGTCTTAATGTGAATGAACAGATTCAGCAAGATGGAACACTATATATGGATTATTTGCAAAGAGTAGGAGAGGCTAAATGTGCTGAGTAAATTATCCAGTGTGAGCAGTTTATTCAGGTTTACCTCTACATAAATAGTTGCAATTATTAGATGAAGATTTAATTAGTTTGTAGTCAGTTGCATGGCTCTCAGTGTGTGTCCATGGTGATGAAAGTCAGTAATAGAATCCAGCCCTGATTTGCATCCTTCAGAACATAGCTGAGCCTTGCTGGATCAACAAATGGAAAAAACTCCCAAACAAATAAactacaaacaacaacaacaacccatcCCTtagcatttttttctctctgtaaaAAGGACAAAGGCTGAGCGGAGAAGTACCCAGGATCTAATTTCTTCTCAGACTAGTCAAAACAGAATGGCACTACAGTCAGGGCTAGTCTACCCTGGCACTGCCACAGCGCTTTAACGTGCTTTGTGTGGTCATGGtgtagcactgggagagagctctcccagcgctctaaagaAGCCACCTCAatgaggggcgtagctcccagcgctggggcactgtttacactggcgctttacagcactgcaacttgctgcgctcgggggggtgttttttcacccccctgagcgagaaagttgcagcgctgttaattgtCAGTGTAGATGAGCCCTTTCGAGACATTTTTCTAGCCAGGCACCATCACATCTTCTGGAGCAACATCTTCCCCAGGAGTTTCTCAAGGTTACTAGCTGTACGTGTATGGTGAAGGATCCATGTGTCCTgaattttcttttcccctttatcCAACAGTGTGCCACAAACTTCAACTCTCTACCAGCCTATCAAGTCTACCATACTTTTCAGGAGGGATGTAGGATTTATAATGTGTGCATGTTGGGTAAAGGAAATGCAGCATTGCCATTTTTCAGGGCTTTAGTGTGGGTTTAGCAAAATCTGAGCTTTTTCTTAAATCATCAATGCTTGAAGCCTTGTGAATCTACCAGAAGTTCAActtttattcaaaataaaaagtttctagctctcagaGTTGCAAAAAATAAGCTTGAAACCTAAATGTTCTAGAGCCGGAAGACAAAGAAAAGAACCCTAAAATGGattattattaaaatgtaatTGGTTTTTGAGCATTTTGGGTTGGAAATAATGGGAATAGTATTATTAATTTTGATAGGATGATGGGTGAGGAGAGTCCATGGGTTATGATTTTTAATTGTCTACTTTGTAATGTTGGCTAATATTTTGACTTGTACGTACACCGAGGCAtaaaggaatgaaaaaaaaattaaattaaatgtttatagGCAGAAAATTAGAGGTTGAAAAATGTTAATGAGTGTTCAAGCATTGAAAAGTCATGTGTCAAATCCCCAAtattatgagattggcttaaaagttATCAGATTTAaaaagaatacttttttttttagttttggtctacgttttcaagtttttatttgcaaccatgagggctagaaatttactccAGACAAACAAACAATCCCAAAAACCAaacctgagattctcatgtaatcacatgactccaggagctggggcttcaagaTAATCATCAAATATTGCGAGCCTCATTATAAAATTATGAGAGGAGACCACACCATACTCCCACAAACATGCATGTGCCCACAGCCACTAAAATGAGGaatttagaggggaaaaaaacaacaaaaccaaccaaaacaACAGCAAGGC
Coding sequences within it:
- the LOC128833478 gene encoding LOW QUALITY PROTEIN: taste receptor type 2 member 7-like (The sequence of the model RefSeq protein was modified relative to this genomic sequence to represent the inferred CDS: inserted 2 bases in 2 codons), whose translation is MIATLLKSISMIISVSEFLIGIIGNGLIVAVNYSDWVKRGKLSSCDLILTSLSITRFCLQCQLMVGILLYVTPSLKSSSQRKLYKIMNIFWMFLNHSSVWFATLLSXCLKIANFTHPLFLWLKLRISGLVPWLVLGTLVTSLLPTVPLAYNNSPRNSTEENNHWQRHYSQLNLFCNLGTLGPVTIFLLSSILLVISLCRHTRQMQYNTTGLSSVSXRAHIRAIKAVITFLIVCVSYFLAVHIMLSYIFIGNPLIFIISVVVMAAYPSGHIIVLILANPKLKKQVPQILHYARFCLRGGT